The Bubalus bubalis isolate 160015118507 breed Murrah chromosome 1, NDDB_SH_1, whole genome shotgun sequence genome includes a region encoding these proteins:
- the ADIPOQ gene encoding adiponectin → MLLRGALLLLLALPSHGEDNIQGPPLPKGACAGWMAGIPGHPGHNGTPGRDGRDGTPGEKGEKGDPGLVGPKGDTGETGITGIEGPRGFPGTPGRKGEPGESAYVYRSAFSVGLERQVTVPNVPIRFTKIFYNQQNHYDGTTGKFLCNIPGLYYFSYHITVYLKDVKVSLYKNDKALLFTHDQFQDKNVDQASGSVLLYLEKGDQVWLQVYEGENHNGVYADNVNDSTFTGFLLYHNIVE, encoded by the exons ATGCTGCTGCGGGGAGCTCTTCTACTGCTACTAGCCCTACCCAGTCATGGCGAGGACAACATTCAAGGGCCCCCGCTGCCCAAGGGGGCCTGCGCAGGTTGGATGGCAGGCATTCCAGGGCATCCTGGCCACAACGGGACCCCAGGCCGGGATGGCAGAGATGGCACCCCTGGTGAGAAGGGTGAGAAAGGAGATCCAG GTCTTGTTGGTCCTAAGGGTGACACCGGTGAAACTGGAATCACTGGGATCGAAGGTCCCCGAGGCTTTCCAGGAACCCCAGGCAGAAAGGGAGAACCTGGGGAAAGTGCCTATGTATACCGCTCAGCATTCAGTGTGGGACTGGAGAGACAGGTCACTGTCCCCAATGTTCCCATTCGCTTTACCAAGATCTTCTACAATCAGCAAAACCACTATGATGGCACCACTGGCAAATTCCTCTGCAATATTCCCGGGCTGTACTACTTCTCCTACCACATTACTGTCTACCTGAAGGATGTGAAGGTCAGCCTCTACAAGAACGACAAGGCCCTGCTCTTCACCCACGACCAGTTCCAGGACAAGAACGTGGACCAGGCCTCTGGCTCCGTGCTCCTCTATCTGGAGAAGGGTGACCAAGTCTGGCTCCAGGTGTACGAGGGTGAAAATCACAATGGTGTCTATGCAGATAACGTCAATGACTCCACCTTCACAGGCTTCCTTCTCTACCATAACATTGTTGAATGA